A portion of the Jaculus jaculus isolate mJacJac1 chromosome 5, mJacJac1.mat.Y.cur, whole genome shotgun sequence genome contains these proteins:
- the Tbccd1 gene encoding TBCC domain-containing protein 1 isoform X1 — MYAKKPFHPDVLRDTMDQSGVLLWVKAEPFIVGALQAPPPSKFSLHYLRKISTYVRTRATEGAYPRLYWSTWRHIACGKLQLAKDLAWLYFEIFDNLSVRTPEARLEWSEILSSCTSDDEVEKQRNKLSVDTLQFLLFLYIQQLNKVSLRTSLIGEEWPSPRNRSQSPDLTERSSCHNKNWNDYSHQAFVYDHLSDLLELLLSPEELTALFHSSRSSLISQEAVVALSFLIEGTVSRARKVYPLHELALWQPLHTESGFSKISKSFSFYKLEAWLRACLTANPFGPSACLKSGKKLAWAHQVEGATKRAKIACNTHVAPRLHRMVVMSQVYKQTLAKSSDTLVGAHVRIHRCNESFIYLLSPLRSVTIEKCRNSTFILGPVETALHLRDCDSVKVIAVCHRLSMSSTTGCIFHILTPSRPLILSGNQRVTLAPFHTHYPMLEDHMARTGLATVPNYWDNPVVVCRENSDTVFRLLPPCEFYVFITPFEMEGDTAEIPGGLPPAYQKALAQREQKIQIWQKTVKDAHLTKEQRKQFQVLVETKFYEWLINTGHRQQLDSLVPPAAGSEQAAG; from the exons at GTATGCAAAGAAGCCTTTCCATCCAGATGTCCTCAGAGATACTATGGATCAGTCCGGAGTTCTCCTCTGGGTAAAAGCAGAACCTTTTATTGTGGGTGCCTTGCAAGCCCCACCTCCATCCAAATTCAGTCTCCACTATCTCAGGAAGATATCCACCTATGTACGAACCCGGGCTACAGAGGGAGCTTACCCACGCCTGTACTGGTCCACATGGAGGCACATTGCATGTGGGAAGCTGCAGTTGGCTAAGGATCTAGCATGGCTTTACTTTGAAATATTTGATAATCTTTCGGTGAGGACCCCTGAAGCACGTCTGGAAtggtctgagattttgtccagCTGCACATCTGACGACGAAgttgaaaagcaaagaaataag CTTTCAGTAGACACCCTACAGTTTCTGCTCTTCTTATATATACAACAGTTAAACAAGGTCTCCTTGAGGACATCTTTGATTGGAGAAGAGTGGCCTAGTCCCAGAAACAGATCTCAGTCTCCTGACCTGACTGAAAGATCCAGTTGTCACAATAAG aactGGAATGATTACAGTCACCAGGCTTTTGTCTATGATCATCTATCAGATCTTCTTGAGCTGCTTTTAAGTCCAGAAGAACTCACTGCATTGTTTCACTCAAGCCGAAGCAGTCTGATCTCTCAAGAAGCTGTTGTGGCACTCAGCTTTCTTATCGAAGGCACAGTGAGTAGAGCCAGGAAAGTCTACCCACTTCACGAGCTTGCACTGTGGCAACCCCTGCATACAGAAAGCGGCTTCTCCAAGATCTCCAAGTCCTTCTCTTTCTACAAACTGGAAGCCTGGTTGAGAGCCTGTTTGACTGCGAATCCATTTGGTCCATCTGCTTGCCTCAAGTCCGGAAAGAAATTGGCTTGGGCTCAccaag TTGAAGGTGCAACCAAAAGAGCTAAGATTGCTTGTAACACTCATGTGGCCCCCAGGCTGCACCGCATGGTGGTGATGAGCCAGGTGTACAAGCAGACATTGGCCAAGAGCTCAGATACTCTGGTGGGGGCCCATGTCAGGATTCACCGTTGCAACGAATCTTTTATCTATCTACTCTCCCCCTTACG aTCTGTGACAATTGAAAAGTGCAGGAATAGCACCTTTATCTTGGGTCCCGTAGAAACTGCTCTTCACCTCCGTGACTGTGACAGTGTAAAAGTCATCGCTGTTTGCCATCGCCTATCCATGTCTTCTACAACAGGCTGCATTTTCCACATTTTGACACCTTCACGCCCACTTATTCTTTCTGGGAATCAGAGAGTAACTTTGGCCCCTTTTCATACCCATTACCCAATGCTGGAGGACCATATGGCCAGGACCGGCCTTGCTACAGTGCCTAACTATTGGGATAACCCAGTGGTTGTGTGCAGAGAAAACAGCGACACAGTCTTCCGGCTCTTACCACCTTGTGAATTCTACGTATTTATTACTCCCTTTGAAATGGAAGGGGACACAGCAGAGATACCTGGGGGTCTTCCACCTGCTTATCAGAAAGCACTAGCCCAACGAGAACAGAAGATACAGATCTGGCAGAAAACTGTGAAAGACGCTCATTTGACAAA GGAACAAAGGAAGCAGTTTCAGGTACTTGTGGAGACCAAGTTTTATGAATGGTTGATTAATACAGGACATCGTCAACAGCTGGACAGCCTTGTACCCCCTGCAGCAGGCTCCGAACAAGCAGCAGGATAG
- the Tbccd1 gene encoding TBCC domain-containing protein 1 isoform X3, with translation MYAKKPFHPDVLRDTMDQSGVLLWVKAEPFIVGALQAPPPSKFSLHYLRKISTYVRTRATEGAYPRLYWSTWRHIACGKLQLAKDLAWLYFEIFDNLSVRTPEARLEWSEILSSCTSDDEVEKQRNKLSVDTLQFLLFLYIQQLNKVSLRTSLIGEEWPSPRNRSQSPDLTERSSCHNKNWNDYSHQAFVYDHLSDLLELLLSPEELTALFHSSRSSLISQEAVVALSFLIEGTVSRARKVYPLHELALWQPLHTESGFSKISKSFSFYKLEAWLRACLTANPFGPSACLKSGKKLAWAHQVEGATKRAKIACNTHVAPRLHRMVVMSQVYKQTLAKSSDTLVGAHVRIHRCNESFIYLLSPLRSVTIEKCRNSTFILGPVETALHLRDCDSVKVIAVCHRLSMSSTTGCIFHILTPSRPLILSGNQRVTLAPFHTHYPMLEDHMARTGLATVPNYWDNPVVVCRENSDTVFRLLPPCEFYVFITPFEMEGDTAEIPGGLPPAYQKALAQREQKIQIWQKTVKDAHLTKAVNT, from the exons at GTATGCAAAGAAGCCTTTCCATCCAGATGTCCTCAGAGATACTATGGATCAGTCCGGAGTTCTCCTCTGGGTAAAAGCAGAACCTTTTATTGTGGGTGCCTTGCAAGCCCCACCTCCATCCAAATTCAGTCTCCACTATCTCAGGAAGATATCCACCTATGTACGAACCCGGGCTACAGAGGGAGCTTACCCACGCCTGTACTGGTCCACATGGAGGCACATTGCATGTGGGAAGCTGCAGTTGGCTAAGGATCTAGCATGGCTTTACTTTGAAATATTTGATAATCTTTCGGTGAGGACCCCTGAAGCACGTCTGGAAtggtctgagattttgtccagCTGCACATCTGACGACGAAgttgaaaagcaaagaaataag CTTTCAGTAGACACCCTACAGTTTCTGCTCTTCTTATATATACAACAGTTAAACAAGGTCTCCTTGAGGACATCTTTGATTGGAGAAGAGTGGCCTAGTCCCAGAAACAGATCTCAGTCTCCTGACCTGACTGAAAGATCCAGTTGTCACAATAAG aactGGAATGATTACAGTCACCAGGCTTTTGTCTATGATCATCTATCAGATCTTCTTGAGCTGCTTTTAAGTCCAGAAGAACTCACTGCATTGTTTCACTCAAGCCGAAGCAGTCTGATCTCTCAAGAAGCTGTTGTGGCACTCAGCTTTCTTATCGAAGGCACAGTGAGTAGAGCCAGGAAAGTCTACCCACTTCACGAGCTTGCACTGTGGCAACCCCTGCATACAGAAAGCGGCTTCTCCAAGATCTCCAAGTCCTTCTCTTTCTACAAACTGGAAGCCTGGTTGAGAGCCTGTTTGACTGCGAATCCATTTGGTCCATCTGCTTGCCTCAAGTCCGGAAAGAAATTGGCTTGGGCTCAccaag TTGAAGGTGCAACCAAAAGAGCTAAGATTGCTTGTAACACTCATGTGGCCCCCAGGCTGCACCGCATGGTGGTGATGAGCCAGGTGTACAAGCAGACATTGGCCAAGAGCTCAGATACTCTGGTGGGGGCCCATGTCAGGATTCACCGTTGCAACGAATCTTTTATCTATCTACTCTCCCCCTTACG aTCTGTGACAATTGAAAAGTGCAGGAATAGCACCTTTATCTTGGGTCCCGTAGAAACTGCTCTTCACCTCCGTGACTGTGACAGTGTAAAAGTCATCGCTGTTTGCCATCGCCTATCCATGTCTTCTACAACAGGCTGCATTTTCCACATTTTGACACCTTCACGCCCACTTATTCTTTCTGGGAATCAGAGAGTAACTTTGGCCCCTTTTCATACCCATTACCCAATGCTGGAGGACCATATGGCCAGGACCGGCCTTGCTACAGTGCCTAACTATTGGGATAACCCAGTGGTTGTGTGCAGAGAAAACAGCGACACAGTCTTCCGGCTCTTACCACCTTGTGAATTCTACGTATTTATTACTCCCTTTGAAATGGAAGGGGACACAGCAGAGATACCTGGGGGTCTTCCACCTGCTTATCAGAAAGCACTAGCCCAACGAGAACAGAAGATACAGATCTGGCAGAAAACTGTGAAAGACGCTCATTTGACAAA
- the Tbccd1 gene encoding TBCC domain-containing protein 1 isoform X2 has protein sequence MDQSGVLLWVKAEPFIVGALQAPPPSKFSLHYLRKISTYVRTRATEGAYPRLYWSTWRHIACGKLQLAKDLAWLYFEIFDNLSVRTPEARLEWSEILSSCTSDDEVEKQRNKLSVDTLQFLLFLYIQQLNKVSLRTSLIGEEWPSPRNRSQSPDLTERSSCHNKNWNDYSHQAFVYDHLSDLLELLLSPEELTALFHSSRSSLISQEAVVALSFLIEGTVSRARKVYPLHELALWQPLHTESGFSKISKSFSFYKLEAWLRACLTANPFGPSACLKSGKKLAWAHQVEGATKRAKIACNTHVAPRLHRMVVMSQVYKQTLAKSSDTLVGAHVRIHRCNESFIYLLSPLRSVTIEKCRNSTFILGPVETALHLRDCDSVKVIAVCHRLSMSSTTGCIFHILTPSRPLILSGNQRVTLAPFHTHYPMLEDHMARTGLATVPNYWDNPVVVCRENSDTVFRLLPPCEFYVFITPFEMEGDTAEIPGGLPPAYQKALAQREQKIQIWQKTVKDAHLTKEQRKQFQVLVETKFYEWLINTGHRQQLDSLVPPAAGSEQAAG, from the exons ATGGATCAGTCCGGAGTTCTCCTCTGGGTAAAAGCAGAACCTTTTATTGTGGGTGCCTTGCAAGCCCCACCTCCATCCAAATTCAGTCTCCACTATCTCAGGAAGATATCCACCTATGTACGAACCCGGGCTACAGAGGGAGCTTACCCACGCCTGTACTGGTCCACATGGAGGCACATTGCATGTGGGAAGCTGCAGTTGGCTAAGGATCTAGCATGGCTTTACTTTGAAATATTTGATAATCTTTCGGTGAGGACCCCTGAAGCACGTCTGGAAtggtctgagattttgtccagCTGCACATCTGACGACGAAgttgaaaagcaaagaaataag CTTTCAGTAGACACCCTACAGTTTCTGCTCTTCTTATATATACAACAGTTAAACAAGGTCTCCTTGAGGACATCTTTGATTGGAGAAGAGTGGCCTAGTCCCAGAAACAGATCTCAGTCTCCTGACCTGACTGAAAGATCCAGTTGTCACAATAAG aactGGAATGATTACAGTCACCAGGCTTTTGTCTATGATCATCTATCAGATCTTCTTGAGCTGCTTTTAAGTCCAGAAGAACTCACTGCATTGTTTCACTCAAGCCGAAGCAGTCTGATCTCTCAAGAAGCTGTTGTGGCACTCAGCTTTCTTATCGAAGGCACAGTGAGTAGAGCCAGGAAAGTCTACCCACTTCACGAGCTTGCACTGTGGCAACCCCTGCATACAGAAAGCGGCTTCTCCAAGATCTCCAAGTCCTTCTCTTTCTACAAACTGGAAGCCTGGTTGAGAGCCTGTTTGACTGCGAATCCATTTGGTCCATCTGCTTGCCTCAAGTCCGGAAAGAAATTGGCTTGGGCTCAccaag TTGAAGGTGCAACCAAAAGAGCTAAGATTGCTTGTAACACTCATGTGGCCCCCAGGCTGCACCGCATGGTGGTGATGAGCCAGGTGTACAAGCAGACATTGGCCAAGAGCTCAGATACTCTGGTGGGGGCCCATGTCAGGATTCACCGTTGCAACGAATCTTTTATCTATCTACTCTCCCCCTTACG aTCTGTGACAATTGAAAAGTGCAGGAATAGCACCTTTATCTTGGGTCCCGTAGAAACTGCTCTTCACCTCCGTGACTGTGACAGTGTAAAAGTCATCGCTGTTTGCCATCGCCTATCCATGTCTTCTACAACAGGCTGCATTTTCCACATTTTGACACCTTCACGCCCACTTATTCTTTCTGGGAATCAGAGAGTAACTTTGGCCCCTTTTCATACCCATTACCCAATGCTGGAGGACCATATGGCCAGGACCGGCCTTGCTACAGTGCCTAACTATTGGGATAACCCAGTGGTTGTGTGCAGAGAAAACAGCGACACAGTCTTCCGGCTCTTACCACCTTGTGAATTCTACGTATTTATTACTCCCTTTGAAATGGAAGGGGACACAGCAGAGATACCTGGGGGTCTTCCACCTGCTTATCAGAAAGCACTAGCCCAACGAGAACAGAAGATACAGATCTGGCAGAAAACTGTGAAAGACGCTCATTTGACAAA GGAACAAAGGAAGCAGTTTCAGGTACTTGTGGAGACCAAGTTTTATGAATGGTTGATTAATACAGGACATCGTCAACAGCTGGACAGCCTTGTACCCCCTGCAGCAGGCTCCGAACAAGCAGCAGGATAG